A window from Hymenobacter volaticus encodes these proteins:
- the dnaG gene encoding DNA primase, protein MARIPKELVDQIIHHADIVEVVGDFVSLKRKGQNMWACCPFHHEKSPSFSVAPAKGLYKCFGCGKAGGVVQFIMDIEGTSYVEALKYLAKKYGIEVEEEEKTPEQQLAQNEKDSQFIVSNWAKDHYHKLLKSSDEGQSIGWSYLRQRGLNQTTIATFELGYSLDQWDDLLKSATAAGFEQKYLEKTGLVVRRDDDQGHDTGRRYDRFRGRVMFPIHNVSGRVIGFGARTLKPNDKTAKYLNSPESEIYHKSDVLYGLYHARQAIRTEELCYLVEGYLDVLSLHQGGIKNVVASSGTSLTDGQIRLIKRYTDNVTVLYDGDAAGIRASLRGIDMLLEGGLNVRVVLFPDGDDPDSYIRKVGDQKFKEHLDQASQDFIQFKTDLVSREAAQDPVKKAEAIREVLQSIAKVPDPIKRQVFLQQTSQTFGIDEQVLITEYNKISRQASPKAAPSTNTSSGSEQRPRTTSPASTGQTPAAARPARGP, encoded by the coding sequence ATGGCCCGCATCCCGAAAGAACTAGTCGATCAAATTATTCACCACGCCGATATTGTGGAGGTGGTTGGTGACTTTGTTAGCCTGAAACGGAAAGGCCAGAACATGTGGGCCTGCTGCCCGTTTCACCACGAAAAATCGCCGAGCTTTTCAGTGGCCCCGGCCAAGGGACTCTATAAGTGCTTCGGGTGCGGCAAAGCGGGCGGGGTGGTGCAGTTCATCATGGACATCGAGGGCACCAGCTACGTGGAAGCTCTGAAGTACCTGGCCAAGAAGTACGGCATCGAGGTCGAGGAAGAAGAAAAAACGCCCGAGCAGCAACTCGCTCAAAACGAAAAGGACTCGCAGTTCATCGTCTCGAACTGGGCCAAGGACCACTACCATAAACTGCTGAAGAGCAGCGACGAAGGCCAGAGCATTGGGTGGAGCTACCTGCGCCAGCGGGGCCTCAACCAAACCACCATTGCTACCTTCGAGCTAGGCTACTCCCTCGATCAGTGGGACGACCTGCTAAAATCGGCCACGGCTGCGGGCTTCGAGCAAAAGTACCTAGAGAAAACCGGCCTCGTGGTGCGGCGCGACGACGACCAGGGCCACGACACCGGCCGCCGCTACGACCGTTTCCGGGGCCGCGTGATGTTCCCGATCCACAACGTTTCGGGCCGGGTGATTGGGTTTGGGGCGCGCACGCTCAAGCCCAACGACAAGACAGCCAAGTACCTGAACTCGCCGGAGTCCGAGATATACCATAAATCCGACGTACTCTACGGGCTCTACCACGCCCGGCAGGCTATCCGGACTGAGGAACTGTGCTACTTAGTGGAAGGCTACCTTGATGTGCTGAGCTTGCACCAAGGCGGCATCAAGAACGTGGTAGCCTCGTCGGGTACCTCGCTCACCGACGGCCAAATCCGCCTCATCAAGCGCTACACCGACAACGTAACCGTGCTCTACGACGGCGACGCGGCCGGTATTCGGGCGTCGTTGCGCGGCATTGATATGCTGCTGGAAGGCGGCCTGAACGTGCGCGTGGTACTGTTTCCCGACGGCGACGACCCCGACAGCTACATTCGCAAAGTCGGCGACCAGAAGTTCAAGGAGCACCTCGACCAAGCCAGCCAGGATTTCATTCAGTTCAAAACTGACTTGGTGTCCCGCGAAGCGGCTCAAGATCCGGTGAAGAAGGCCGAAGCCATTCGGGAGGTGCTGCAAAGCATTGCCAAAGTGCCGGACCCGATTAAGCGGCAGGTGTTTTTGCAACAGACCTCGCAGACCTTCGGCATCGACGAACAAGTGCTCATCACCGAGTACAACAAAATTTCTCGGCAAGCCAGCCCTAAAGCAGCTCCCAGCACAAACACCAGCAGCGGCAGCGAACAGCGTCCCCGAACTACTAGTCCTGCTTCCACCGGACAAACACCAGCTGCCGCGCGCCCCGCCCGCGGCCCATGA
- a CDS encoding potassium channel family protein, with protein MWRRLNLSRFLLAVLLTIGSFGTGIAGFMIIEGFGVIDAFYMTMITVSTVGFGELHPLSPPGRLFVSLYIFFNLLVVAYLLSVLTTYIFDGELRNMFNMLRTDQEIRGFKDHVIVCGFGRNGSKAYHELRASGAQVVIVEQDEALLKAASEANEGTILAVFGDATADDTLRAAGVSRARALITSLPKDADNVFVALTARELNPAIKIIARASLKTSEHKLLRAGADSVVMPDEIGGSHMANLVMRPEVIRFLDMISGLGPNKLRLEEMRPEELRYEWRARSIRELDIRSRTGATVIGLKHHEGELQVSPNADVVPVPGDVLLFLGTDEQINALIKLFRA; from the coding sequence ATGTGGAGGCGTCTTAACCTGAGTCGATTCTTGCTGGCGGTGCTGCTAACCATCGGCAGCTTCGGGACTGGCATTGCAGGTTTCATGATCATCGAGGGCTTCGGCGTGATTGATGCTTTCTACATGACCATGATAACCGTTTCCACGGTGGGCTTCGGGGAGTTGCATCCTCTTTCGCCCCCGGGTCGGCTATTCGTTTCGCTTTACATTTTCTTTAACCTGCTCGTAGTCGCCTACCTCTTGTCGGTACTGACTACCTACATCTTTGATGGCGAGCTGCGCAACATGTTCAATATGCTTCGGACCGACCAAGAAATTCGCGGCTTCAAAGACCACGTAATTGTGTGTGGCTTTGGGCGCAATGGCAGCAAAGCCTATCACGAGCTGCGCGCCAGCGGGGCCCAGGTGGTTATAGTCGAGCAAGATGAGGCATTGCTGAAAGCAGCTAGTGAAGCCAACGAGGGTACCATTCTGGCCGTGTTCGGCGATGCTACCGCCGACGACACCTTGCGGGCGGCGGGCGTATCGCGCGCCCGGGCCCTCATCACGTCACTGCCCAAAGATGCCGATAACGTGTTTGTGGCCCTCACGGCTCGCGAACTCAATCCTGCCATTAAAATCATTGCCCGCGCCAGCCTTAAAACCAGTGAGCACAAGCTCCTGCGTGCGGGTGCCGATTCGGTGGTGATGCCCGATGAAATAGGTGGCTCCCATATGGCCAACCTCGTGATGCGCCCCGAAGTAATTCGGTTCTTAGATATGATTTCGGGCCTCGGTCCCAACAAGCTTCGGCTCGAGGAAATGCGCCCCGAGGAGTTGCGCTATGAGTGGCGCGCCCGCAGCATTCGGGAACTCGACATCCGTTCCCGCACCGGAGCTACCGTCATCGGTCTCAAACACCACGAGGGAGAGTTGCAAGTGAGCCCCAATGCCGATGTTGTGCCTGTGCCTGGTGATGTGCTGCTGTTTCTAGGCACCGACGAGCAGATAAATGCGTTGATAAAGCTGTTCCGAGCATAG
- a CDS encoding glycosyltransferase family 4 protein has protein sequence MSARSFSPTDGGAIAMYDVAAGLIRAGHRVTVLALNTPKHHQPDDALAHLGPNLRLVTVDVDTRLSPTKALRNLLASKLPYNVERFVSEEAAEQLAEILRTQEVDIVQLEGTFVAWYESVVRRVAPDVPVVVRAHNVEYTIWQMLARRERNPLKRLYLRHLAGRMQQFEQYYLPRFDAVAAITEPDQQRLRDLGCQEPVVFVPAGVHLERFQLDSSIQPKPHTLFMIGTLNWLPNQEGLDWFLTEIWPQVHAQYPKLELHLAGKEMPARFRELQLPNVVVHGFVESAQQFMQQYEVMLVPLLSGGGMRIKIIEGMALGKCILSTTLGAEGIHVHNEHDIVLRDTPAAWVEAIGRYYHGQLPADLIGHEAAHTIVRLYDNRRVVERFLDLYSVVQQRRVETA, from the coding sequence TTGTCCGCGCGTTCCTTTTCCCCCACCGACGGGGGCGCTATTGCTATGTACGACGTGGCAGCGGGTCTCATTCGGGCGGGGCACCGCGTTACGGTACTGGCCCTGAACACGCCCAAACACCACCAGCCCGACGACGCCCTGGCCCACCTCGGCCCCAACTTGCGCCTCGTGACAGTGGATGTGGACACGCGCCTTTCGCCGACCAAAGCCCTGCGCAATCTGCTGGCGAGCAAGCTTCCCTACAACGTGGAGCGGTTTGTAAGCGAAGAAGCGGCCGAACAGCTCGCCGAGATTTTGCGGACGCAGGAAGTAGATATCGTCCAGTTAGAAGGCACGTTTGTGGCCTGGTACGAAAGCGTAGTGCGGCGCGTAGCGCCCGATGTACCGGTGGTGGTGCGGGCGCACAACGTGGAGTACACTATCTGGCAGATGCTGGCGCGGCGCGAGCGAAACCCTCTCAAAAGACTATACCTGCGTCATTTGGCCGGCCGAATGCAGCAGTTCGAGCAATACTATCTGCCGCGCTTCGACGCCGTAGCGGCTATTACCGAGCCCGACCAGCAACGCCTGCGGGACTTAGGCTGCCAGGAACCGGTGGTTTTTGTGCCGGCTGGTGTGCATCTGGAGCGGTTTCAGCTTGATTCATCCATTCAGCCCAAGCCACATACCTTATTTATGATTGGTACGCTGAACTGGCTGCCCAATCAAGAAGGCCTTGACTGGTTTCTAACCGAAATCTGGCCGCAAGTACACGCTCAATACCCAAAGCTGGAACTGCATCTGGCCGGTAAGGAAATGCCAGCTCGGTTTCGGGAGTTGCAGTTGCCTAACGTTGTGGTGCATGGCTTTGTCGAGTCGGCTCAGCAGTTTATGCAGCAGTACGAGGTGATGCTGGTACCCTTGCTCAGTGGGGGCGGCATGCGCATCAAAATCATCGAGGGTATGGCGTTGGGCAAGTGCATTCTGAGCACCACATTAGGCGCCGAAGGCATTCACGTCCACAACGAACACGACATCGTGCTGCGCGACACCCCAGCGGCTTGGGTGGAAGCCATTGGGCGCTACTACCACGGCCAACTGCCCGCTGACCTCATTGGGCACGAGGCGGCCCATACCATCGTGCGCCTCTATGATAATCGGCGGGTGGTGGAGCGTTTTCTGGACTTGTACAGCGTGGTGCAGCAGCGCCGGGTTGAAACGGCGTAA
- a CDS encoding glycosyltransferase: MKLLVLLSRFPFPLDKGDKLRAYHQLRYLARHHEVCLFCLSDEEVSTAGYEAVRPLCAGGLHVQRLRRPGIARNMALALLQGLPFQVGYFYDARVQRQLDALIREFQPDHVYCQLIRMAQYVRSYAGRLPMTLDYMDVFSTGMLRRADQSSWAESMVYAREGRSLQTYEAAAFNWFQHHTIISEQDRQLIEHPRREEIRIVRNGIDTDFFAPRADPKIHDILFCGNMSYHPNVDAVEFLALEILPLVRRIHPAARLLIAGTTPAPRVLALASDAVTISGWIDDIRDAYTAARVFVAPMRVGTGLQNKLLEAMAMRLPCVTTPLANNALHGRAGQDLLVGESAAELAECITSLLTDSDLATRLARQGREFVQEHYDWEASTNQLEALFEGIKAS; this comes from the coding sequence ATGAAGCTTCTTGTTCTACTGTCTCGCTTTCCGTTTCCCCTCGACAAAGGGGATAAACTGCGGGCCTACCATCAGCTGCGTTACCTGGCCCGCCACCACGAAGTCTGCCTCTTTTGCCTTTCCGATGAAGAGGTTTCAACAGCCGGTTACGAAGCCGTGCGGCCCTTATGCGCTGGGGGCTTACACGTGCAGCGCCTGCGTCGGCCGGGTATTGCCCGCAACATGGCGCTGGCTTTGCTTCAAGGATTGCCTTTTCAGGTAGGGTACTTCTACGATGCCCGCGTGCAGCGCCAACTCGATGCACTAATAAGAGAGTTTCAGCCCGACCACGTCTACTGCCAGCTTATTCGGATGGCGCAGTACGTGCGCTCGTACGCCGGCCGCTTGCCCATGACGCTGGATTACATGGATGTATTCTCGACGGGAATGTTGCGCCGTGCCGATCAGAGTTCTTGGGCTGAAAGCATGGTGTACGCCCGTGAAGGCCGCAGCCTACAGACATACGAAGCCGCCGCCTTCAATTGGTTTCAACATCACACCATCATCTCCGAGCAAGACCGGCAGCTCATCGAGCACCCACGGCGCGAGGAAATTCGCATTGTGCGCAACGGCATCGATACCGATTTCTTCGCGCCACGTGCTGATCCCAAAATACACGATATTCTGTTCTGCGGCAACATGAGCTACCACCCCAACGTGGATGCCGTCGAGTTTTTGGCCCTCGAGATTTTACCGCTGGTTCGGCGCATACACCCGGCTGCACGGCTACTTATTGCGGGTACTACACCCGCGCCACGTGTGTTAGCCTTGGCCTCAGACGCGGTTACGATTAGCGGCTGGATCGACGATATTCGGGATGCGTATACTGCTGCTCGCGTGTTTGTAGCCCCCATGCGAGTTGGGACGGGTTTGCAGAACAAACTGCTTGAAGCCATGGCCATGAGGCTGCCTTGTGTTACTACGCCGCTAGCCAATAATGCCTTGCATGGTCGCGCCGGCCAAGATTTGCTAGTTGGGGAATCAGCAGCAGAACTTGCCGAATGCATTACTTCCCTACTAACCGACTCTGATTTAGCAACTCGGCTGGCAAGGCAAGGCCGGGAGTTTGTGCAGGAGCACTACGATTGGGAAGCATCTACCAACCAACTCGAAGCATTATTTGAGGGAATAAAAGCCAGCTAA
- a CDS encoding HAD family hydrolase, whose translation MIYLEKVNWERVKAVIFDVDGTLYNQSRLRSKMLFDLLGYYALRPWRLQEMRILQKFRAEREKRPGQSIPDLQNAQYTWCADAGGYPFEKVKRVVDYWMFHHPNQYLASCVYPGAQSFFSALRQRGITIGIYSDYPAQDKLDAMNLAADIIVSSTDPHINHLKPAPRACFTSRPN comes from the coding sequence ATGATATACTTGGAAAAGGTTAATTGGGAAAGAGTAAAAGCAGTGATTTTCGACGTCGATGGTACGTTGTACAATCAATCCCGGCTTCGCTCGAAAATGCTCTTTGACCTACTTGGGTACTATGCTCTTCGTCCTTGGCGGCTGCAGGAAATGCGCATTCTGCAAAAGTTTCGCGCCGAACGGGAGAAACGCCCAGGCCAGTCGATACCTGATCTACAAAATGCGCAGTACACTTGGTGTGCCGATGCTGGCGGATATCCTTTCGAGAAAGTCAAGCGCGTAGTCGACTACTGGATGTTTCATCATCCCAACCAATATCTAGCAAGTTGCGTATACCCCGGCGCGCAATCCTTTTTCTCTGCTCTGCGCCAACGGGGTATTACCATTGGCATCTACTCTGACTACCCAGCTCAAGATAAGCTTGATGCTATGAACCTAGCTGCTGACATCATCGTCAGCTCTACCGATCCGCACATCAATCACCTCAAGCCCGCCCCGAGGGCTTGCTTTACCTCACGGCCGAACTAG
- a CDS encoding HAD hydrolase-like protein, whose protein sequence is MLYLTAELGISPAECLFIGDRPELDGVCAERAGMPCLIVDKQPFDQFTFYKQLENQLVATLTTPAHG, encoded by the coding sequence TTGCTTTACCTCACGGCCGAACTAGGTATCTCGCCCGCCGAGTGCCTTTTCATTGGCGACCGACCCGAACTCGACGGCGTTTGCGCTGAGCGCGCCGGTATGCCTTGTCTGATTGTTGACAAGCAGCCATTCGACCAATTCACTTTCTACAAACAACTAGAAAACCAACTTGTCGCCACTTTAACGACTCCCGCTCATGGATAA
- a CDS encoding UbiA family prenyltransferase produces the protein MDKASISASPEVMPTDGLVTRVPAGIADYIAIARPDNWVKNVFMMPGVLFALIIYKVPLDTALFVKLVLGLISTCLVASANYVINEYLDAEFDKFHPLKKQRTSVVRVVNPVLVYSEWFLLGAVGFFLAYQINVQFLLISIFLLVMGVIYNVRPFRTKERVYLDVLSESVNNPIRFMLGWFIVAPALTSATFNGAAFFHSLPPSSIIIAYWMGGAYLMATKRFAEYRLIKNPELAGLYRRSFQFYTENSLLISMFFYALTSAFFLGIFLIKNRIELLLSFPFFALLFAWYLKIGLLENSPVQGSEKLYTRKWFMTYVVLFCLLLVTLMFVRIPVLSPLLEAQFSLNK, from the coding sequence ATGGATAAAGCGTCTATTTCTGCCTCTCCTGAGGTTATGCCGACCGACGGTCTCGTGACCCGGGTGCCAGCTGGTATAGCTGATTACATTGCCATTGCCCGGCCCGACAACTGGGTGAAGAACGTGTTTATGATGCCGGGCGTGCTCTTCGCTCTCATCATCTACAAGGTTCCGCTCGACACTGCTCTCTTCGTTAAGCTCGTGCTTGGCTTGATCAGCACCTGCTTGGTTGCTTCGGCCAACTACGTCATCAACGAGTACCTCGATGCCGAGTTCGACAAGTTTCACCCCCTCAAAAAGCAGCGTACCTCTGTGGTACGGGTGGTAAACCCAGTGCTGGTTTACAGCGAATGGTTCTTGCTGGGTGCCGTTGGCTTCTTCCTGGCTTACCAAATCAACGTTCAGTTCCTGCTTATTTCCATCTTCCTGCTGGTGATGGGCGTGATTTACAACGTGCGTCCTTTCCGTACCAAAGAGCGGGTGTATCTGGACGTGCTGTCGGAGTCGGTTAACAACCCGATTCGCTTCATGCTCGGTTGGTTCATTGTGGCGCCCGCTCTCACGTCGGCTACCTTCAATGGAGCTGCTTTCTTCCACAGCTTGCCGCCTTCCAGTATCATTATCGCCTACTGGATGGGTGGTGCTTACCTGATGGCTACTAAGCGCTTCGCTGAGTATCGCCTGATCAAGAACCCGGAGTTGGCGGGCCTCTACCGTCGTTCTTTCCAGTTTTACACCGAGAACAGCCTGCTGATTTCCATGTTCTTCTACGCCCTCACGTCGGCGTTCTTCCTCGGTATCTTCCTGATCAAAAACCGCATCGAGTTGCTGCTCAGCTTCCCGTTCTTCGCCCTGCTCTTCGCTTGGTACTTGAAGATCGGCTTGCTGGAAAACTCGCCGGTGCAAGGTTCAGAAAAGCTTTATACGCGTAAGTGGTTTATGACGTACGTGGTGTTGTTCTGCTTGCTGTTGGTTACGCTCATGTTCGTCCGGATTCCGGTACTTTCTCCCTTGCTCGAAGCACAGTTTAGCTTGAACAAGTAA
- the proC gene encoding pyrroline-5-carboxylate reductase, which yields MNKNLRIAIVGCGNMGQAFAKAFLQYNLVARTDMLLVGRDDAHCQRLHASQLGLPTGLVSPAIGDYDVVLVAVKPQDFGRAADGLRRVLQPQQTVVSIMAGIPIARLQRELNHQQVLRAMPNTPALLGMGITGFSAAPEVERSQLHQVENLLNATGRSIFLEDESLLDAVTAVSGSGPAYFYYIVQAMMRAGQELGFSESVAGLLVKQTMLGAFHLLNNSDQSLDQLIANVASKGGTTEAALRAFRDGNLADTLVDGIKAAQQRATELAKE from the coding sequence ATGAACAAAAACTTACGCATCGCCATTGTGGGCTGCGGTAATATGGGGCAGGCTTTTGCTAAGGCGTTTCTGCAATACAACCTTGTAGCCCGCACCGATATGCTGCTAGTAGGCCGCGACGACGCGCACTGCCAGCGCCTCCACGCTAGCCAGCTGGGGTTGCCAACGGGCCTGGTTTCCCCCGCCATCGGTGACTACGATGTGGTGCTGGTGGCCGTGAAGCCGCAGGATTTTGGGCGGGCAGCCGACGGTTTGCGACGCGTGCTGCAACCCCAGCAGACGGTCGTGTCCATTATGGCGGGTATTCCGATTGCGCGGTTGCAGCGCGAACTCAACCACCAGCAGGTATTGCGCGCCATGCCCAACACCCCAGCTTTACTGGGCATGGGCATTACTGGGTTTTCGGCGGCTCCAGAAGTGGAGCGCAGTCAGTTGCACCAAGTGGAAAACCTGCTCAATGCCACGGGTCGTTCTATTTTTCTGGAAGATGAAAGCCTACTCGACGCCGTGACGGCTGTGAGCGGCAGTGGGCCAGCCTACTTCTACTACATCGTGCAGGCCATGATGCGGGCCGGCCAAGAACTCGGTTTTTCCGAATCGGTGGCCGGTTTGCTGGTGAAGCAGACCATGCTAGGAGCGTTCCACTTGCTCAACAACTCCGACCAAAGTCTCGACCAGCTTATTGCTAACGTGGCCTCGAAAGGCGGCACTACTGAAGCTGCTCTGCGCGCCTTCCGCGATGGCAATCTCGCTGACACATTGGTAGATGGCATAAAAGCCGCTCAGCAACGAGCCACTGAACTGGCGAAAGAGTAA
- a CDS encoding bifunctional 3,4-dihydroxy-2-butanone-4-phosphate synthase/GTP cyclohydrolase II: MLDSIEDAIADIRAGKVVVVVDDEDRENEGDFICAARCATPEIINFMATHGRGLVCAPLVEDRCEELGLELMVGRNTALHATPFTVSVDLLKNGVTTGISASDRSKTILALIDPETKPDELGKPGHIFPLKARKEGVLRRAGHTEAAVDLARLAGFEPAGVLVEILREDGEMARLPELRAVATKWNLKLISVQDLIKYRLAKESLISRDISVRMPTQWGDFDLYSFTQSSNGAQHLALVKGDISTPEPVLVRVHSSCVTGDIFGSCRCDCGPQLHKAMEQIEREGRGVIVYMNQEGRGIGLLNKLRAYKLQEQGRDTVEANVELGFGVDERDYGVGAQILRDLGISKMRLLSNNPRKRTGLIGYGLEIVESVAIEIEPNEHNQSYLATKRDKLGHTIMSASLAPHVSPDTALEVK; the protein is encoded by the coding sequence ATGCTTGATTCCATAGAAGATGCCATTGCCGATATCCGGGCAGGCAAGGTAGTAGTAGTAGTAGACGACGAAGACCGCGAAAATGAAGGCGACTTTATTTGCGCGGCCCGGTGTGCTACGCCCGAAATCATCAATTTCATGGCCACTCACGGCCGGGGCCTTGTGTGTGCCCCACTTGTTGAGGACCGTTGCGAAGAACTAGGGTTGGAGTTGATGGTAGGCCGCAATACCGCCTTGCACGCCACGCCCTTTACCGTCAGCGTTGATTTGCTGAAGAATGGCGTGACCACCGGCATTTCGGCTTCCGACCGTTCCAAGACGATTCTGGCCCTCATCGACCCCGAAACCAAGCCCGATGAGCTGGGGAAGCCTGGCCATATTTTCCCGTTAAAAGCCCGCAAAGAAGGCGTGCTGCGCCGGGCCGGACACACCGAAGCCGCCGTAGACCTAGCCCGCTTAGCTGGTTTCGAACCAGCTGGTGTACTAGTAGAGATACTACGCGAAGACGGCGAAATGGCCCGGCTGCCTGAGTTGCGTGCCGTGGCTACTAAGTGGAATCTGAAGCTGATTTCGGTGCAAGATTTAATCAAGTACCGTTTAGCCAAAGAAAGCCTGATTTCGCGCGATATTTCGGTGCGGATGCCCACTCAATGGGGCGACTTCGACCTGTATTCGTTCACGCAAAGCTCTAACGGTGCTCAGCATTTGGCTTTGGTGAAAGGCGATATTTCAACTCCCGAGCCGGTGCTGGTGCGCGTGCATAGCTCCTGTGTCACGGGCGACATCTTTGGGAGCTGCCGCTGCGACTGTGGCCCGCAGCTGCACAAAGCCATGGAGCAGATCGAGCGCGAAGGCCGAGGCGTAATCGTGTACATGAACCAGGAAGGCCGTGGTATCGGGCTGCTCAATAAGTTACGGGCCTACAAGCTTCAGGAGCAAGGCCGCGACACCGTAGAAGCCAACGTGGAGCTTGGTTTCGGAGTGGACGAGCGGGATTACGGAGTGGGCGCGCAGATTCTGCGCGACTTGGGTATCAGCAAGATGCGCTTACTCTCCAACAATCCGCGCAAGCGTACCGGCCTGATTGGCTACGGTCTGGAAATCGTGGAATCGGTGGCCATTGAAATCGAGCCCAACGAGCACAACCAGAGCTACCTTGCCACCAAGCGCGACAAACTCGGGCATACCATCATGAGCGCCAGCCTCGCTCCGCATGTGAGCCCTGATACAGCTTTGGAGGTCAAATAA
- a CDS encoding cupin domain-containing protein, which yields MKVSAKDTQGRCVIFDTLRRGKIGPILHVHLKMGEWFYVLDGEFKFQVDEEIMRLKTGDTLFVPRNVKHAFVKTSEGAARLIVMHQPAGTMEEYFRTASKMPDQRPEARKELAAKNDTIFVGGRLDPD from the coding sequence GTGAAAGTGTCGGCTAAGGATACGCAGGGCCGTTGCGTCATTTTCGACACGTTGCGGCGGGGCAAAATAGGCCCTATTCTGCACGTGCATCTTAAAATGGGCGAATGGTTTTATGTGCTCGACGGAGAGTTCAAGTTTCAGGTGGATGAGGAAATTATGCGCCTGAAAACCGGGGATACGCTGTTCGTGCCGCGTAACGTAAAGCATGCCTTCGTGAAAACGAGCGAGGGCGCGGCCCGCCTGATTGTGATGCACCAGCCCGCAGGCACCATGGAAGAGTATTTTCGGACGGCCAGCAAGATGCCCGACCAAAGACCAGAGGCTCGGAAGGAGTTGGCTGCGAAAAACGATACGATCTTCGTGGGCGGCCGACTAGACCCCGATTGA
- a CDS encoding metallophosphoesterase — protein sequence METYVLGDIHGAARALTQVLERSPFRPGIDRLIHLGDVADGWPETPQCVELLLAIPNSIWLQGNHDWWVAEWLCTQPPLQDVDPSWYRQGGRATYEAYQQLSQAELGRHFHNFFGEQLPYFEDEANNLYVHGGYDPTLPIAEQDPFDLIWNRDLWEGNQVASAYHECFIGHTPTWSYKQVPCRTHNVWNIDQGAGYRGRLSLLNVRTKDFVQSDSVPELYPGVRGR from the coding sequence ATGGAAACGTACGTCTTAGGCGACATTCACGGGGCGGCCCGCGCCCTAACCCAGGTGCTGGAGCGCAGTCCCTTCCGGCCGGGCATCGACCGCCTCATTCACCTTGGCGATGTGGCGGATGGCTGGCCCGAAACACCCCAATGCGTTGAGTTGTTGCTGGCCATTCCTAACAGCATCTGGCTGCAAGGCAACCACGACTGGTGGGTTGCAGAATGGCTCTGTACGCAGCCCCCTCTCCAGGATGTGGATCCTTCTTGGTACCGGCAAGGCGGGCGCGCTACCTACGAGGCCTATCAGCAACTTTCGCAGGCTGAGCTTGGCCGTCATTTTCATAATTTTTTCGGCGAGCAGCTCCCGTATTTCGAGGATGAAGCAAATAATCTATACGTGCATGGCGGCTATGATCCAACGCTACCCATTGCCGAGCAAGACCCTTTCGATTTAATCTGGAACCGTGACTTGTGGGAAGGCAACCAAGTGGCCTCCGCGTACCACGAGTGCTTTATCGGCCACACGCCAACTTGGTCTTACAAGCAAGTGCCTTGCCGCACACACAACGTCTGGAACATCGACCAAGGAGCAGGCTACCGCGGGCGCTTGAGCTTGCTGAACGTACGCACTAAAGACTTTGTGCAAAGTGACTCTGTACCTGAACTTTACCCGGGTGTGCGTGGGCGTTGA
- a CDS encoding DUF1810 domain-containing protein gives MSNESSLQRFIEAQETSYTTALSEVKRGRKQTHWMWYIFPQLKGLGVSSTAQYYGLADATEAEQYAKHPVLGQRLLTLCEALLELQSSNATTIMGSPDDVKLKSSMTLFGSLPGANPVFQRVLDKFYQGAQDPNTLRLLSR, from the coding sequence ATGAGCAACGAGAGCAGCCTACAACGCTTTATTGAAGCCCAGGAAACATCGTATACTACCGCTTTGTCGGAGGTTAAGCGGGGCCGAAAGCAGACCCATTGGATGTGGTACATTTTTCCCCAGCTGAAAGGATTGGGCGTAAGTAGTACCGCCCAGTATTATGGGTTAGCTGATGCCACCGAAGCCGAGCAATATGCGAAGCACCCGGTGCTTGGGCAGCGGCTACTCACGCTCTGCGAGGCCTTGCTAGAGCTTCAGAGTTCGAATGCCACTACCATCATGGGCAGCCCCGACGATGTTAAGCTGAAATCATCGATGACCCTGTTTGGCTCCTTGCCCGGTGCCAATCCTGTGTTTCAGCGCGTGCTAGACAAGTTTTATCAGGGCGCCCAAGATCCGAACACGCTACGCCTACTTAGCCGTTAA